Part of the Nostoc sp. ATCC 53789 genome, GTTTAGCAATGATTGGTTTTGTTTCTCTAATAGCATTAGAAGTATTCACAGGACACGGTATTGTTGGTGTTTTGGCAAATCTGTAAAAACTAATTTTTTATAACGTAATTCTCAATAGATATTAAGAGACGGTAGATTTACCGTCTCTTCTTTTATGGAAAGCTTAGTGCTAGAGTGAAAATATACTGATAGCAAAAGCCCTTATTAGCGTAAAAATATTAGGTGAACTATGGCTTTAACTGCTTCAACTATGTTGCCGCTAGGCACAAAAGCACCAGATTTTAATCTACCTGAAGTGGTATCTGGAAAGGCAACTTCACTTTCTACCTTTGCAGATAAAAAAGCGTTGTTGGTAATGTTTATTTGTCGCCATTGCCCATTTGTAAAGCACATCCAACAAGAATTAGTGCAGTTAGGAAAAGATTATTTTACAAGTGATTTAGCGATCGTTGCTATCAGTGCTAACGATGCGAAGAATTACCCAGATGATGCGCCAGAGTCGTTACAAGCATTTGCCACAGAACAAGGATTTAATTTTACCTTATGCTACGACGAGAGTCAGGAGACGGCAAAAGCTTACACAGCAGCTTGCACACCTGATTTTTTTGTATTTGATGAGCAACGCAAACTTGTTTATCGGGGACAATTAGATGATAGCCGTCCCAGTAATGGTAAACCTGTAACAGGCGCAGATTTACGCGCAGCCATTGAAGCAGTGCTGGTAGGCAAACCTGTTACAAGCGACCAAAAGCCGAGTGTTGGTTGCAATATTAAATGGAAACCCGGAAACCAACCCAGTTATTTTGGTTGAAAGTGGCTATATCAGCTTACTCATATCCGATCGTGCAACACCCGATTAAGATTGTATAGCGATCGCTCTGTTGTTTTCTGAGAGTGACAAAAAAGGGCTATTCTTTCAAGCTAATTGTCTTCTTTTTCTTCAGCCATATTCCCAACAAGCCAGCAATTGCTATTCCTCCAATACTTGATGGCTCAGGCACAGCCAGAGGTTCTACACTCACATTATCCAAGTATAAAAAACCATAGCTAGCTCTACCACCCAACTTTAACTCTGTAGATGATTTTGTTGCCAAAAAATTCAAGTCATATTGTGTGAAAGGAGATCCAGCAACATTTATAGTATTTATTTTATCAAAGACTTTATTTCCATCGACAAATGCCTGAAATATATTATCAACTTGACTGCTATCTTCGTCTGTTCCTAAAAAGAAACTGAGATTATAGTTACTACCGATAGTTGTAGCCAAATTCTGAGATATATAAGCAGGATTTACAAACGAACCAATGGATAAACCTTGATTACCACTCTCATACTGAGGAAAATTGTTAATTCTAATCCCTGATGTATCGATCGGATCGCCAGATTTAATCCAGTCTGTAACATTAGGATTTGTAACGTTTGGATTATTAGGATCTACGAGAGGATCGATTTCAAAGCTTCCATTTCTAACAAGTTCTGCCGCTTGTGCTGCTGTATTACAAGTATTGGTAATCACAGCAGTGCTAATTAAGGTAGTGGTAAAACTAAAAACAATAATTGAGAGTTTTTGAGTTAACTTCATGAAACTTGACTCCAAATAATTACAATTTACGACAGTTAAAACAAGTTGATAGTTACATCTATGCTGGCTCTAATTAGTGCCAATAAAAATAAACACTTTATTCAGGTTGATAAGAGTTAACTATTCACCATAGATAATCTTTCCATAAACCGATTATGGAGTTTTTTAATCAGATGAATTTAAGCGGTATTCTCAACACTATAGAGCCAGATATCGCTTGGAATTTTAAGAGAATCAGGGTTGGCTTGCGAGCTGTGGTTTATTCATCCCCATCATCTATCTGATCACACTGAGAGTTTTCCCCTTGTTGATCTGTAGATTTGACACTCACATCATCCAAATATAAAAATGCATACTTGGCTTTGGAACCAAACTTGATCTCGGTGGATGTAGCTTTGGCTTTAAAATAAAAGGTGTATTGTGTGTAGGGTTGGTAAGAAGTATCCTTTTTCTTACAAACCTTATTTCCACCTACAAAAACCTTAAATTTATTCTTTAGGTCAGGTGCCTCTTCAGTGGATGCAAAATAGTAAGTAAGTTTGTAGTATTGATCGACAACTGTAGGGATAGTCTGTGATATGTAGCTCAAGTCTATAAATCCACCAAGCGATAAACCTTGGTTCCCAGTGTTAGAAAAATTGTCAATCCTAGTACCTGATGTATCTATCGGATCGCCAGTTTTAATCCATCCTGTAAGATTAGGATTTGTAGCGTTGGGATTATTAGGATCTACGAGTCCGTCGTTTTCAAATCCCCCGTTGGTAATCAGTTCTTGTCCTTCTGCTTGTGCTGCTGACTTATAAGTATTGGTAATAACAGCGGTATGAAGGAAAGCAGTGGTCAAACTACAAAAAATAATTGAGAGTTTTTTAGTGAACTTCACAAGACATAACTCCAAATAGTTCAAAATTCATGACAGCGAGTACTTGATTTACTTTGTAG contains:
- a CDS encoding thioredoxin family protein, whose translation is MALTASTMLPLGTKAPDFNLPEVVSGKATSLSTFADKKALLVMFICRHCPFVKHIQQELVQLGKDYFTSDLAIVAISANDAKNYPDDAPESLQAFATEQGFNFTLCYDESQETAKAYTAACTPDFFVFDEQRKLVYRGQLDDSRPSNGKPVTGADLRAAIEAVLVGKPVTSDQKPSVGCNIKWKPGNQPSYFG
- a CDS encoding PEP-CTERM sorting domain-containing protein, with the protein product MKLTQKLSIIVFSFTTTLISTAVITNTCNTAAQAAELVRNGSFEIDPLVDPNNPNVTNPNVTDWIKSGDPIDTSGIRINNFPQYESGNQGLSIGSFVNPAYISQNLATTIGSNYNLSFFLGTDEDSSQVDNIFQAFVDGNKVFDKINTINVAGSPFTQYDLNFLATKSSTELKLGGRASYGFLYLDNVSVEPLAVPEPSSIGGIAIAGLLGIWLKKKKTISLKE
- a CDS encoding DUF642 domain-containing protein; its protein translation is MKFTKKLSIIFCSLTTAFLHTAVITNTYKSAAQAEGQELITNGGFENDGLVDPNNPNATNPNLTGWIKTGDPIDTSGTRIDNFSNTGNQGLSLGGFIDLSYISQTIPTVVDQYYKLTYYFASTEEAPDLKNKFKVFVGGNKVCKKKDTSYQPYTQYTFYFKAKATSTEIKFGSKAKYAFLYLDDVSVKSTDQQGENSQCDQIDDGDE